From a region of the Drosophila virilis strain 15010-1051.87 chromosome 3, Dvir_AGI_RSII-ME, whole genome shotgun sequence genome:
- the LOC6622622 gene encoding inositol monophosphatase 1 — MSTEIEELYNFIYPLAIRAGEILLEGYERKEKNVDIKGAFYDVVTDYDNKIEQYLMGEILAKYPQHKFIGEEETAKNNNVSKELTDVPTWIIDPIDGTSNFIKQIPHVSVSIGLSINKQIVLGIMNNPAQGKLYTAKLGQGAFCNGKPIHVSNCERLRDANVAYEVSLLHVHKVANKHIKRIYHVGLHARRMLAYSCVVDELCMVAAGNLDAFYIEDMYPWDCAAGSLLVREAGGVVTHPFGGPFDIMKPDLICAGTEELRKEIENLLRKADQEHSVGSGEV, encoded by the exons ATGTCAACGGAAATTGAGGAGTTGTATAACTTTATCTACCCGCTAGCCATAAGGGCGGGCGAAATTCTGCTCGAGGGCTACGAGCGTAAAGAGAAGAATGTGGACATTAAGGGTGCATTTTATGATGTGGTCACCGACTATGACAACAAAATCGAGCAGTATCTTATGGGCGAAATACTGGCCAAATATCCGCAGCATAAGTTTATTGGTGAGGAGGAGACAGCCAAGAACAACAATGTGTCTAAGGAGCTGACAGATGTGCCCACCTGGATCATAGATCCCATCGATGGCACCTCCAATTTCATTAAACAGATACCCCATGTATCGGTTTCGATAGGACTCTCCATCAATAAGCAAATTGTGCTGGGCATTATGAATAATCCAGCCCAGGGCAAGCTCTACACAGCGAAGTTGGGTCAGGGAGCCTTCTGTAATGGTAAACCCATTCATGTCAGCAATTGTGAGCGTCTGAGGGATGCCAATGTTGCCTATGAGGTGTCTTTACTGCACGTTCACAAAGTGGCCAACAAGCATATCAAACGCATCTACCATGTCGGATTGCATGCTAGGCG CATGCTAGCCTACTCCTGTGTGGTGGATGAGCTATGCATGGTGGCCGCTGGCAATTTGGATGCATTTTATATTGAGGACATGTACCCTTGGGACTGTGCCGCTGGCTCATTACTGGTGCGTGAGGCAGGAGGAGTGGTGACACATCCTTTTGGCGGACCTTTTGACATAATGAAACCGGATTTAATTTGCGCTGGGACCGAAGAGTTGagaaaagaaattgaaaaccTGCTCCGCAAGGCGGACCAAGAGCATTCGGTGGGGAGCGGAGAAGTTTAG
- the LOC26531561 gene encoding inositol monophosphatase ttx-7 — translation MAHISDAKIKEYYDVALDLVIKCGPIFREGYNKTNKEVMVKAAFFDLVTVYDRQIEEKLTEGLLKAFPESLFIGEEALAGTKQLPELTDAPTWIIDPIDGTTNYIHRLPHCGISVALVIDKQLLVGIIYNPAANELYSTWRGHGAFLNGEPIKVSSAATMSSAVVGHEITLVNVAPLRDRCLKRAYKLGSVAAGTRCLASAALSLAYVAKGTLDAYHVDYLKPWDVAAGVLLVREAGGVVHNTNGSVFNLMKPNLVAAGTEPLAQEIIQLIEQSAQIKDYTFT, via the exons ATGGCCCATATAAGCGACGCAAAGATCAAGGAGTACTACGATGTTGCTCTGGACTTAGTTATCAAATGTGGTCCCATATTTAGGGAGGGctacaataaaacaaataaagagGTTATGGTGAAAGCGGCCTTTTTTGACCTTGTCACCGTTTACGACCGTCAAATTGAAGAAAAGCTAACCGAGGGTCTACTGAAAGCATTCCCTGAATCACTTTTCATAGGTGAAGAAGCGTTGGCTGGTACGAAGCAGCTGCCGGAGCTGACAGATGCACCTACATGGATCATTGATCCCATCGATGGCACCACAAATTACATACACAGACTTCCGCATTGTGGTATTTCGGTTGCTTTGGTCATTGATAAGCAGCTGCTGGTGGGCATTATCTACAACCCAGCGGCAAATGAATTGTACTCGACGTGGAGAGGACATGGCGCCTTTCTAAATGGCGAACCCATTAAAGTATCCAGTGCGGCTACG ATGTCCAGCGCGGTGGTAGGACACGAAATAACTCTTGTTAATGTGGCTCCATTGCGTGATAGATGCCTTAAACGTGCTTATAAACTGGGCTCTGTAGCTGCTGG CACGCGATGCTTAGCAAGTGCTGCCTTATCCCTGGCATACGTAGCAAAAGGCACACTGGATGCTTATCACGTGGACTATCTAAAGCCATGGGACGTGGCTGCCGGAGTGCTGCTGGTGCGCGAAGCCGGCGGGGTGGTACATAATACAAATGGCAGCGTGTTTAATTTGATGAAGCCAAACCTTGTGGCCGCCGGCACAGAACCGCTTGCCCAGGAGATCATACAACTGATCGAGCAATCAGCTCAAATTAAGGACTACACATTCACTTAG
- the Arl1 gene encoding ADP-ribosylation factor-like protein 1, which produces MGGVLSYFRGLLGSREMRILILGLDGAGKTTILYRLQVGEVVTTIPTIGFNVEQVTYKNLKFQVWDLGGQTSIRPYWRCYYSNTDAIIYVVDSADRDRIGISKDELLYMLREEELAGAILVVLANKQDMEGCMTVAEVHHALGLENLKNRTFQIFKTSATKGEGLDQAMDWLSNTLQTRK; this is translated from the exons ATGG GTGGGGTGCTCAGCTATTTTCGTGGTCTGCTCGGATCCAGAGAGATGCGCATCTTAATTCTGGGCCTGGACGGTGCCGGCAAAACAACAATACTGTACAGGCTGCAGGTCGGTGAGGTGGTTACAACGATACCCACAATTGGCTTCAACGTGGAGCAGGTCACATACAAGAACCTTAAGTTCCAAGTCTGGGATCTGGGCGGCCAGACAAGTATTAG acCTTACTGGCGTTGCTATTACAGCAATACAGATGCCATTATCTATGTGGTTGATTCGGCGGACCGCGACCGCATTGGCATTTCGAAGGATGAACTGTTGTACATGCTGCGCGAGGAGGAGCTCGCCGGCGCGATACTCGTTGTGCTTGCCAATAAACAGGACATGGAGGGTTGCATGACCGTGGCCGAGGTACATCATGCGTTAGGATTGGAAAATCTAAAAAATCGcacatttcaaatatttaaaacatcgGCCACCAAGGGCGAGGGCCTGGATCAGGCCATGGACTGGTTATCAAATACGCTGCAAACTCGAAAATAG
- the PolD1 gene encoding DNA polymerase delta catalytic subunit produces MDAKRKFNGNGPANGHSKKPRKYDDDDDMGGGFEAELATFEAIDELDQSQLLGEGPENQQTSERWSRAPPPKLDPATDCLIFQQLDVENYVGQALPGMPGAQLGPVPVVRMFGVTMEGNSVCCHVHGYCPYFYITAPRDFEQRHCSELHEALDKKVIADMRGNKDNVQEAVLAVELVQRLNIHGYQGDDKQTYIKITVTMPRFVAAASRLLKKEVIMSNFDFQDCRAFENNIDFDIRFMVDTHVVGCNWIELPPGVWRLRGHNSKPATESRCQIEVDVAYDQFISHEPEGEWSKVAPLRILSFDIECAGRKGIFPEAKMDPVIQIANMVIRQGESEPFIRNVFTLKQCAPIIGSQVLSYDQETQLLDKWSAFVREVDPDILTGYNINNFDIPYLLNRAAHLKVKNFEYLGRIKNIRSVIKEQMLQSKQMGRRENQYVNFEGRVPFDLFLVLLRDYKLRSYTLNAVSYHFLQEQKEDVHHSIITDLQNGDEQTRRRLAMYCLKDAYLPLRLLGKLMAIVNYMEMARVTGVPLESLLTRGQQIKVLSQLLRKAKTKGFIMPSYTSSGSDEQYEGATVIEPKRGYYADPISTLDFASLYPSIMMAHNLCYTTLLLPGTKDKMGLTDDQVERTPANNVFVKAELRRGLLPEILESLLAARKRAKNDLKVETDPFKRQVLDGRQLALKISANSVYGFTGAQVGKLPCLEISGSVTAYGRTMIELTKNEVESHYTRANGYENDAVVIYGDTDSVMVNFGVKTLERSMELGREAADLVSSKFVRPIKLEFEKVYYPYLLINKKRYAGLYFTKPDKYDKMDCKGIETVRRDNSPLVANLMNACLQKLLIERDPDGAVDYAKQVIADLLCNRIDISQLVITKELAKTDYAAKQAHVELAAKMKKRDAGTAPKLGDRVPYVICAAAKNTPAYQKAEDPLYVLENSVPIDANYYLEQQLSKPLLRIFEPILGDKAESVLLKGEHTRTRTVVTSKVGGLAGFMTKKTSCLGCKSLMPKGYEQASLCPHCEPKMSELYQKELASKRGLEETFARLWTECQRCQGSLHEEVICCNRDCPIFYMRQKVRLELDTQQKRVLRFGLPEW; encoded by the exons ATGGATGCCAAACGGAAGTTTAATGGCAATGGCCCAGCAAATGGACATTCTAAAAAGCCCAG AAAatacgacgacgacgacgatatGGGCGGTGGATTTGAAGCGGAACTGGCTACATTTGAGGCAATTGATGAGCTTGACCAATCACAGCTGCTTGGTGAGGGGCCCGAGAATCAACAAACCAGCGAACGCTGGTCACGCGCGCCGCCTCCCAAGCTAGACCCCGCCACAGACTGTTTAATCTTTCAGCAGCTGGATGTGGAGAACTATGTGGGGCAAGCTCTGCCGGGCATGCCTGGCGCACAACTAGGTCCTGTGCCCGTGGTCCGCATGTTTGGTGTCACAATGGAGGGCAACTCCGTATGCTGTCATGTGCACGGTTACTGTCCGTATTTCTATATAACTGCGCCACGCGACTTTGAACAGCGCCACTGCTCGGAGCTGCACGAGGCGCTCGACAAGAAGGTGATCGCCGACATGCGTGGCAACAAAGATAATGTACAAGAGGCAGTGCTAGCCGTGGAGCTGGTTCAGCGACTCAATATACATGGCTACCAGGGCGATGATAAGCAGACGTATATCAAGATTACGGTTACTATGCCACGTTTTGTGGCCGCCGCTTCGAGGCTGCTCAAGAAGGAGGTCATAATGAGCAACTTTGACTTCCAGGACTGTCGAGcctttgaaaataatatcGACTTTGATATACGCTTCATGGTGGATACGCATGTGGTCGGTTGCAATTGGATTGAATTGCCGCCGGGTGTTTGGCGTCTACGTGGACACAACTCGAAGCCGGCGACCGAATCGCGCTGTCAAATAGAAGTGGACGTCGCCTATGATCAATTTATATCACATGAGCCGGAAGGCGAATGGTCCAAAGTGGCGCCCTTGCGTATACTAAGCTTTGACATTGAGTGTGCCGGACGTAAAGGCATCTTTCCGGAAGCCAAAATGGATCCGGTTATACAAATTGCCAATATGGTCATAAGACAGGGCGAATCGGAACCTTTCATTCGGAATGTTTTCACTTTAAAACAATGTGCGCCCATCATAGGCAGCCAGGTGCTGAGCTATGACCAGGAGACGCAGCTGCTGGACAAGTGGTCGGCCTTTGTGCGCGAAGTGGATCCCGACATACTTACTGGTTACAACATTAACAATTTCGACATACCCTACCTACTAAATCGTGCTGCCCATTTGAAGGTGAAAAACTTTGAATACTTGGGACGCATTAAGAATATACGTTCGGTTATCAAGGAGCAGATGCTGCAGTCCAAACAAATGGGCAGACGCGAGAATCAATATGTTAACTTCGAGGGACGTGTGCCTTTTGATTTGTTTCTCGTGCTGCTGCGTGATTACAAATTGCGCTCGTACACACTCAACGCTGTGAGCTATCATTTCTTGCAGGAGCAGAAGGAGGATGTGCATCATAGCATCATTACGGATCTACAAAATGGAGATGAACAGACCCGACGTCGTCTGGCCATGTACTGTTTAAAGGATGCGTATTTGCCGCTACGTTTGCTCGGCAAGCTGATGGCCATTGTTAATTACATGGAAATGGCGCGTGTGACGGGTGTGCCGCTTGAATCGCTGCTCACACGGGGACAGCAAATCAAAGTACTGAGTCAGCTGCTGCGGAAGGCCAAGACAAAGGGTTTTATAATGCCATCCTATACCTCGAGTGGGTCCGATGAGCAGTACGAGGGTGCCACGGTCATAGAGCCAAAAAGGGGATACTATGCGGATCCCATAAGCACACTCGATTTTGCCTCGCTATATCCGAGCATAATGATGGCCCATAATCTTTGTTACACCACATTGTTGCTGCCGGGCACAAAGGATAAGATGGGTCTGACCGATGACCAAGTGGAGCGCACGCCCGCCAATAATGTCTTTGTGAAGGCGGAATTGCGTCGCGGCCTATTGCCCGAAATTCTCGAGTCACTCTTGGCGGCACGAAAGCGTGCCAAAAATGATCTAAAAGTGGAAACGGATCCCTTCAAGCGTCAAGTACTGGATGGCCGGCAGCTGGCATTGAAAATCTCGGCAAATTCTGTGTATGGCTTCACTGGCGCCCAAGTGGGCAAATTACCATGCTTGGAAATCTCGGGCAGCGTCACCGCCTATGGACGCACCATGATTGAATTGACCAAAAACGAGGTTGAATCACACTATACACGCGCCAATGGCTATGAGAATGATGCAGTTGTTATTTACGGCGATACAGATTCGGTTATGGTTAACTTCGGCGTGAAGACACTGGAGCGCAGCATGGAGCTGGGCAGAGAGGCAGCCGATTTGGTTAGCTCCAAATTTGTGCGGCCCATCAAGTTGGAATTTGAAAAGGTCTACTATCCCTACCTGCTGATTAACAAGAAGCGCTATGCGGGCTTGTACTTTACCAAGCCCGATAAGTATGACAAAATGGATTGCAAGGGCATTGAGACAGTGCGTCGCGATAATTCGCCACTGGTGGCCAATCTAATGAATGCGTGTCTGCAAAAGCTGCTGATCGAACGCGATCCGGATGGCGCTGTTGATTATGCTAAACAAGTAATCGCTGATCTGTTATGCAATCGCATAGACATATCCCAGCTGGTCATTACCAAAGAGCTGGCCAAAACAGATTATGCCGCCAAGCAGGCGCATGTGGAGCTGGCGGCCAAAATGAAGAAACGCGATGCTGGCACAGCGCCCAAACTGGGCGATCGTGTGCCCTATGTCATTTGTGCTGCAGCTAAAAATACGCCGGCTTATCAAAAGGCTGAGGATCCGCTGTATGTACTGGAGAATAGTGTGCCCATCgatgcaaattattatttggagcagcagctgtccAAGCCACTGCTGCGCATTTTTGAACCCATACTGGGCGATAAAGCGGAATCAGTGCTGCTTAAAGGCGAGCATACGCGTACGCGTACCGTGGTCACATCCAAGGTGGGCGGACTGGCGGGCTTTATGACCAAAAAGACTTCCTGTCTCGGCTGCAAATCGCTTATGCCCAAGGGCTATGAGCAGGCCTCGCTATGCCCACACTGTGAGCCAAAGATGAGCGAACTTTATCAAAAGGAGCTAGCTTCCAAGCGGGGCTTGGAGGAAACCTTTGCTCGCCTATGGACAGAATGCCAGCGTTGTCAGGGCTCGCTGCATGAGGAGGTAATCTGCTGTAATCGTGATTGTCCCATTTTCTATATGCGACAAAAGGTGCGCCTAGAACTGGACACACAGCAGAAGCGTGTGCTTCGCTTTGGACTGCCTGAATGGTAG
- the Hip14 gene encoding palmitoyltransferase Hip14, whose amino-acid sequence MYQSACNAATTGSCVPGAGSQTDTDRQAALIAQQPPTAPVEPDYSGFDIVKATQYGAIARVRDLVESGWDVNQPDSETVTLLHWAAINNRRDIIRYFLEKGATVDAVGGELNATPLHWATRQGHLGAVVLLMAAGADPRIRDAEGCSCIHIAAQFAHTALVAYFIAKGVDPDLQDRGGMTALMWAAWKVCALDPVRLLLTLGANPAMVDYTHGNTALHWAILARNSTAISTLVLKSKASLDVPNLRAETPLSMLETQAGAIWIGAKVLDRIRDASLTSQQRRSLVSKLRHDKRLRWWAMVACPFTAFYLAGIVFTLNTLYIIKFFLLGCLYAIFHTIGKTLFDEHLMALLPLSVYLATKAWFYVTWLMYIDDAVSLATTVCFLISSLGLWVCFLKSWKGDPGIIRPTREQRFKTIIELSERGGIGFEPASFCSGCLVRRPIRSKHCSVCDRCVARFDHHCPWVGNCIGLKNHSYFMGFLWMLLIMCVWMLYGGSKFYVNECNVHFDDFLTAMRAIGNCNAWVGWVMGNALLHMSWVILLTVCQTYQVICLGMTTNERMNRGRYRHFQAKGGHSPFTRGPLLNLVDFLDCNCFGLVQPRRVDWMNYYDYDAQVHQTIEKEPLLRTDCADADGLAGDHQYV is encoded by the exons ATGTACCAAAGCGCCTGCAATGCGGCCACGACGGGCTCATGCGTGCCCGGTGCGGGCAGCCAAACGGATACCGATCGTCAGGCAGCGCTGATAGCGCAACAACCACCCACAGCGCCCGTGGAGCCTGACTACAGTGGCTTTGATATCGTTAAGGCCACACAGTACGGTGCTATAGCACGTGTTCGGGATCTGGTCGAGTCCGGCTGGGATGTCAATCAGCCGGACAGTGAAACGGTTACTTTGCTCCATTGGGCGGCTATTAACAATCGACGGGATATCATTAGATATTTCCTCGAAAAAGGTGCCACAGTCGACGCCGTTGGCGGTGAACTAAATGCGACTCCATTGCATTGGGCCACACGGCAGGGTCACCTGGGCGCCGTTGTTCTCCTGATGGCCGCGGGCGCAGATCCGCGCATACGCGATGCGGAGGGCTGCTCCTGCATACACATTGCCGCACAGTTTGCTCACACCGCCTTGGTGGCCTACTTCATAGCCAAGGGTGTGGATCCTGATCTACAGGATCGCGGCGGTATGACAGCCCTGATGTGGGCCGCCTGGAAG GTGTGTGCTCTGGATCCTGTGCGCCTGCTGCTCACTTTGGGCGCGAATCCTGCCATGGTTGATTACACACACGGCAACACGGCGCTGCATTGGGCCATACTGGCGCGCAATTCCACCGCCATATCCACGCTGGTGCTTAAGTCGAAAGCTTCCCTGGATGTGCCGAATTTGCGCGCCGAGACACCGCTTTCGATGCTGGAGACGCAAGCCGGCGCCATTTGGATTGGTGCCAAGGTACTGGATCGTATCAGGGATGCATCGCTCACGTCACAGCAGCGCAGATCTCTCGTCTCGAAACTACGCCATGATAAACGCTTGCGCTGGTGGGCCATGGTCGCCTGTCCGTTTACCGCATTCTATTTGGCCGGCATTGTCTTTACCCTTAACACGCTGtacattattaaatttttccTGCTGGGCTGCCTGTATGCCATATTCCATACCATTGGTAAAACGTTGTTTGATGAGCATCTGatggcgctgctgccgctctCTGTGTATCTGGCCACCAAGGCCTGGTTCTACGTCACCTGGCTTATGTATATCGATGATGCTGTGTCGCTTGCGACCACTGTGTGCTTCCTAATCAGCTCGCTGGGGCTGTGGGTGTGTTTTCTCAAGTCCTGGAAGGGTGATCCGGGCATTATTCGCCCCACCAGAGAGCAGCGATTCAAG ACGATTATTGAGCTGTCGGAACGGGGTGGCATTGGCTTTGAGCCCGCTTCCTTCTGTTCGGGTTGCCTAGTGCGTCGGCCAATACGCTCCAAGCACTGCTCCGTGTGCGATCGTTGTGTGGCACGTTTCGATCATCACTGCCCCTGGGTAGGAAACTGTATCGGTCTCAAGAATCATAGTTACTTCATGGGATTTCTCTGGATGCTGTTGATCATGTGCGTCTGGATGCTGTACGGTGGTTCCAAGTTCTATGTGAACGAGTGTAATGTGCACTTTGACG ATTTTCTTACCGCCATGCGAGCTattggcaattgcaatgcttGGGTGGGCTGGGTCATGGGTAATGCACTATTGCACATGTCTTGGGTCATACTGCTGACAGTTTGCCAAACGTATCAAGTGATTTGCTTGGGGATGACTACCAACGAGCGCATGAATCGTGGTCGATATCGCCACTTCCAGGCCAAGGGTGGACACAGCCCATTTACGCGTGGACCGCTACTTAATTTAGTTGACTTTCTGGATTGCAATTGCTTTGGCTTAGTGCAGCCGCGTCGCGTGGATTGGATGAATTACTATGACTACGATGCGCAGGTGCATCAGACAATTGAGAAGGAACCGCTGCTGCGCACCGACTGTGCCGATGCCGATGGACTGGCCGGGGATCATCAGTACGTGTAG
- the hzg gene encoding phosphatase Herzog isoform X2, whose protein sequence is MDATSIITQVSRDDEQLNVYPSDKGDVDRLKPQKRGILQSLLCCWRRNRTKTNQNGTQIDGSTTPPPLPDQQRYLLPQVRHSDMHRKCMVIDLDETLVHSSFKPIPNADFIVPVEIDGTIHQVYVLKRPHVDEFLQKMGELYECVLFTASLAKYADPVADLLDKWNVFRARLFRESCVYYRGNYIKDLNRLGRDLQKIVIVDNSPASYIFHPDNAVPVKSWFDDVTDCELRELIPLFEKLSKVDSVYSVLCNSNQPLNNQTHELQQSPQQHQQQQQQQQTISATTVITQASTLSAPTMLNAAQQQPQQQQQQLQLSSPPSPQSELLQKT, encoded by the exons ATGGATGCAACATCAATAATAACACAAGTTTCCCGCGATGATGAACAATTGAATGTCTATCCAAGCGACAAAGGAG ATGTGGATCGTTTAAAGCCACAAAAACGGGGAATACTACAATCGTTACTTTGCTGCTGGCGTCGAAATCGAACGAAAACAAATCAGAATGGCACACAGATCGATGGTTCAACAACACCGCCACCCTTACCGGACCAACAAAGGTACCTACTACCTCAGGTTAGGCACTCCGATATGCATAGAAAGTGCATGGTCATCGATTTGGACGAAACTCTAGTGCACAGTAGTTTTAAG CCTATACCTAATGCCGATTTCATAGTGCCTGTAGAAATCGATGGCACCATTCATCAGGTTTATGTGCTAAAGCGACCGCATGTCGACGAGTTTCTACAAAAGATGGGTGAACTTTACGAGTGCGTTCTGTTTACAGCATCACTAGCCAAATACGCAGATCCCGTTGCGGATCTGCTAGACAA ATGGAATGTGTTTCGTGCAAGACTCTTTAGGGAATCGTGCGTTTATTACAGGGGTAATTACATAAAAGATCTAAATCGTTTGGGAAGGGATTTACAAAAGATTGTCATCGTTGATAATTCACCGGCCAGTTATATATTTCATCCCGATAATGCA GTTCCTGTCAAGTCCTGGTTCGACGATGTCACCGACTGTGAACTGCGCGAGCTGATACCGCTCTTTGAGAAGCTAAGCAAAGTTGATTCCGTCTATTCGGTGCTCTGCAATTCGAACCAGCCGCTGAACAATCAAACGCACGAGCTGCAGCAGTCGccgcagcagcaccagcaacagcagcaacagcaacagaccaTCTCTGCCACAACAGTTATTACACAGGCGAGCACGCTGTCTGCACCGACCATGCTGAATGCtgcacaacagcagccgcagcagcagcagcagcaactgcagctgtcCAGTCCGCCCAGCCCACAGAGCGAGCTGCTGCAGAAGACGTAA
- the hzg gene encoding phosphatase Herzog isoform X1: MDATSIITQVSRDDEQLNVYPSDKGEDVDRLKPQKRGILQSLLCCWRRNRTKTNQNGTQIDGSTTPPPLPDQQRYLLPQVRHSDMHRKCMVIDLDETLVHSSFKPIPNADFIVPVEIDGTIHQVYVLKRPHVDEFLQKMGELYECVLFTASLAKYADPVADLLDKWNVFRARLFRESCVYYRGNYIKDLNRLGRDLQKIVIVDNSPASYIFHPDNAVPVKSWFDDVTDCELRELIPLFEKLSKVDSVYSVLCNSNQPLNNQTHELQQSPQQHQQQQQQQQTISATTVITQASTLSAPTMLNAAQQQPQQQQQQLQLSSPPSPQSELLQKT, encoded by the exons ATGGATGCAACATCAATAATAACACAAGTTTCCCGCGATGATGAACAATTGAATGTCTATCCAAGCGACAAAGGAG aAGATGTGGATCGTTTAAAGCCACAAAAACGGGGAATACTACAATCGTTACTTTGCTGCTGGCGTCGAAATCGAACGAAAACAAATCAGAATGGCACACAGATCGATGGTTCAACAACACCGCCACCCTTACCGGACCAACAAAGGTACCTACTACCTCAGGTTAGGCACTCCGATATGCATAGAAAGTGCATGGTCATCGATTTGGACGAAACTCTAGTGCACAGTAGTTTTAAG CCTATACCTAATGCCGATTTCATAGTGCCTGTAGAAATCGATGGCACCATTCATCAGGTTTATGTGCTAAAGCGACCGCATGTCGACGAGTTTCTACAAAAGATGGGTGAACTTTACGAGTGCGTTCTGTTTACAGCATCACTAGCCAAATACGCAGATCCCGTTGCGGATCTGCTAGACAA ATGGAATGTGTTTCGTGCAAGACTCTTTAGGGAATCGTGCGTTTATTACAGGGGTAATTACATAAAAGATCTAAATCGTTTGGGAAGGGATTTACAAAAGATTGTCATCGTTGATAATTCACCGGCCAGTTATATATTTCATCCCGATAATGCA GTTCCTGTCAAGTCCTGGTTCGACGATGTCACCGACTGTGAACTGCGCGAGCTGATACCGCTCTTTGAGAAGCTAAGCAAAGTTGATTCCGTCTATTCGGTGCTCTGCAATTCGAACCAGCCGCTGAACAATCAAACGCACGAGCTGCAGCAGTCGccgcagcagcaccagcaacagcagcaacagcaacagaccaTCTCTGCCACAACAGTTATTACACAGGCGAGCACGCTGTCTGCACCGACCATGCTGAATGCtgcacaacagcagccgcagcagcagcagcagcaactgcagctgtcCAGTCCGCCCAGCCCACAGAGCGAGCTGCTGCAGAAGACGTAA
- the endos gene encoding alpha-endosulfine has protein sequence MSSTEENSPATTPQENESTAEQANARDLEKIEEEKLKSKYPSGVRVPGGHSAFLQKRLQKGQKFFDSGDYQMAKQKGGSVKQVFANKVTTGEAIPTPETVPARKTSIIQPCNKFPTTS, from the exons ATGAGCTCCACTGAAGAAAACAGCCCGGCAACCACGCCGCAGGAGAACGAGTCAACAGCTGAGCAAGCCAATGCCAGGGACTTGGAGAAAATCGAAGAAGAGAAGCTCAAGTCGAAATATCCGAGTGGTGTTCGAGTGCCTGGCGGTCATTCCGCCTTCCTTCAGAAGCGTCTACAGAAGGGC caaaaatTTTTCGATTCTGGCGATTATCAGATGGCCAAACAGAAGGGCGGCAGTGTTAAGCAGGTGTTTGCCAATAAGGTGACCACCGGCGAGGCCATACCAACGCCCGAAACGGTGCCTGCTCGGAAGACGTCTATTATACAGCCGTGCAACAAGTTCCCAACGACGAGCTAA